Proteins encoded within one genomic window of Komagataella phaffii GS115 chromosome 3, complete sequence:
- a CDS encoding Imidazoleglycerol-phosphate dehydratase, catalyzes the sixth step in histidine biosynthesis, with protein MTGEHKRSSLIKRITNETKIQIALSLDGGPVSLAQSLFKDKDYSAEHAAQATSSQFISVNTGIGFLDHMLHALAKHGGWSVIIECVGDLHIDDHHSAEDTGIALGMAFKEALGHVRGIKRFGSGFAPLDEALSRAVIDMSNRPYAVVDLGLKREKIGDLSCEMIPHVLESFAQGAHVTMHVDCLRGFNDHHRAESAFKALAIAIKEAISSNGTDDIPSTKGVLF; from the coding sequence ATGACAGGAGAACATAAACGAAGTTCCCTCATTAAGAGGATCACAAACGAAACCAAAATACAAATAGCTCTCAGTCTCGACGGTGGACCTGTGAGTCTGGCTCAATcacttttcaaagataagGACTATTCTGCAGAACATGCAGCCCAGGCAACATCATCCCAGTTCATCTCTGTGAACACAGGAATAGGATTCCTGGACCATATGTTACACGCACTTGCTAAGCACGGCGGCTGGTCTGTCATTATCGAATGTGTAGGTGATTTGCACATTGATGACCATCATTCAGCAGAAGATACTGGAATCGCATTGGGGATggcattcaaagaagcCTTGGGCCATGTTCGTGGTATCAAAAGATTCGGGTCCGGATTTGCTCCACTAGACGAAGCTCTCAGTCGGGCTGTTATTGATATGTCTAACAGGCCCTATGCTGTTGTCGATCTGGgtttgaaaagagagaagattgGAGACCTATCGTGTGAGATGATTCCCCAtgttttggaaagttttgCCCAAGGAGCCCATGTAACCATGCACGTAGATTGTTTGCGAGGTTTCAACGACCATCATCGTGCCGAGAGTGCATTCAAAGCTTTGGCTATAGCTATCAAAGAGGCCATTTCAAGCAACGGCACGGACGACATTCCAAGTACGAAGGGTGTTCTTTTCTGA